One genomic segment of uncultured Desulfobacter sp. includes these proteins:
- a CDS encoding extracellular solute-binding protein gives MPHKILWLTNDTDAVFASDSAEKGGVIREAIMNFPMTFRVVGPDSNGSFRNAILDNQLSLINIHPVSRRIIPELATHWAYAPDKKTMYFKLDPDARWSDGVPVTARDYLYTLTFMRSEHIVAPWYNDYYTREIESVTAFDDYTIAVKSTKAVPDLYLKLGISPTPEHFFRSLEDDFVSRFNWAIVPNTGAYQISDFKKGRFIRFSRKKQWWAKERRYFKNRFNVDSVLFTVIRDFNMQWEYFKKGRLDTFGMVLPKFWHQKSNTPVINKGYVERIWFFNDLEQPSRGLWLNLDRPIFKDIRVRQAFAHAMNMDKVINQVLQGDYFRLPQAFYGYGEYTDYAIKPRGYDISRVELLMKQAGWHRGPDGIWKKGDMRFSVTVTYYLEEHMPRLAVLKEEALKAGIELELERLDPTAMFKKTLEKKHDVAWMGWSTGMRPSFWQGWHSDNAHKPQTNNITNTDDPELDSLIDRYRDSLNEDERINLSRTIQNKIHDICAYVPSYMVPYVRLAYWRWMRLPKFHGTPVSDGLFDPFASDTGGLFWIDGHIREQTLAAMKAKQVLTPVTIIDDKYKRKVLSE, from the coding sequence TTGCCGCATAAAATTCTATGGCTTACAAATGATACTGATGCGGTGTTTGCCTCGGATAGTGCTGAAAAAGGCGGGGTGATCCGGGAGGCCATCATGAATTTTCCCATGACCTTCAGGGTGGTGGGACCGGATTCCAACGGCTCTTTCAGAAACGCAATTCTGGACAATCAGCTTTCTTTGATCAATATTCATCCTGTTTCGCGGCGTATTATCCCAGAGCTTGCCACCCATTGGGCCTATGCCCCAGATAAAAAGACCATGTATTTTAAGCTGGACCCTGATGCCCGGTGGTCGGACGGGGTGCCGGTTACCGCCAGGGACTATTTGTATACCCTTACATTCATGCGCTCTGAACATATTGTGGCACCCTGGTATAATGATTACTACACCCGGGAGATCGAATCTGTTACCGCCTTTGACGACTATACCATTGCGGTGAAAAGCACCAAGGCCGTGCCTGACCTTTATCTGAAACTTGGCATCAGCCCAACGCCTGAACATTTTTTTAGAAGCCTGGAGGATGACTTTGTCTCCCGGTTCAACTGGGCGATTGTGCCCAATACCGGGGCTTATCAGATCAGTGATTTCAAAAAAGGCCGGTTTATTCGGTTTTCCCGTAAAAAACAATGGTGGGCAAAGGAGCGGCGATATTTTAAAAATCGGTTTAACGTAGATTCGGTGCTTTTCACGGTAATCCGTGATTTCAACATGCAGTGGGAATATTTTAAGAAAGGCCGGCTGGATACGTTTGGTATGGTGCTGCCCAAATTCTGGCACCAGAAATCCAACACCCCGGTGATTAATAAAGGGTATGTGGAACGCATCTGGTTTTTCAATGATCTGGAACAGCCGTCCAGGGGACTGTGGCTGAACCTGGACCGGCCTATATTCAAGGATATTCGCGTTCGGCAGGCCTTTGCCCATGCCATGAACATGGATAAAGTGATCAATCAAGTTTTACAGGGTGATTACTTCCGGTTGCCCCAGGCCTTTTACGGATATGGAGAATATACGGATTACGCCATTAAACCTCGTGGGTACGATATTTCAAGGGTTGAATTGCTGATGAAGCAAGCCGGCTGGCATAGAGGGCCGGACGGCATCTGGAAGAAAGGGGATATGCGGTTTTCCGTTACCGTTACCTATTATCTGGAGGAGCATATGCCCCGGCTGGCCGTCTTGAAGGAGGAAGCACTCAAGGCCGGCATTGAACTGGAATTAGAGCGCCTTGATCCCACGGCCATGTTCAAGAAAACCCTGGAAAAAAAGCATGATGTGGCTTGGATGGGGTGGAGTACCGGTATGCGGCCCTCCTTTTGGCAGGGATGGCACTCGGACAATGCACATAAACCCCAGACCAACAACATAACCAACACGGATGACCCTGAACTGGACTCGCTCATTGACCGCTACCGGGACAGTTTGAATGAGGATGAACGCATTAATTTGTCCAGAACGATTCAGAATAAGATACATGATATCTGTGCGTATGTGCCTTCATATATGGTGCCCTATGTCCGGTTGGCCTACTGGCGCTGGATGCGGTTGCCGAAATTTCACGGCACCCCTGTGTCCGATGGGTTGTTTGATCCTTTTGCCTCGGATACGGGCGGGCTCTTCTGGATTGATGGTCACATTCGGGAACAGACCCTTGCCGCCATGAAAGCTAAGCAGGTATTAACCCCTGTTACCATCATTGATGACAAGTATAAAAGAAAGGTACTGTCGGAATGA
- a CDS encoding sensor domain-containing diguanylate cyclase — MDDINRMEARVKQREYGSYISIPITNKNKPEIHEYIIQKWQDLIDICSRIMRVPSGLIMKLHKEKIEVFLRSDTKGNPYKSGETENLGLGLYCETVVAKKETLLIPDAKKTKVWQDNPDIKLNMISYLGMPLLWPDEEIFGTICILDNKENHYSQDFIDLLLTFRRAIESDLSLLVAYKDMYALAHVDQLTKLANRRSLDNSIKSEFNRSTRYGTTFSLILFDIDNFKNINDTYGHPIGDKVLVDIAGITNERLRSSDVSGRWGGEEFLIICAETELEGATALAENIRQVIEIHQFPVVGNATCSFGVSSYKKTDKYPEDVIKRADERMYMAKQNGKNMVF; from the coding sequence ATGGACGATATAAATAGAATGGAAGCACGAGTTAAGCAACGGGAATACGGTAGCTATATTTCAATACCCATAACGAATAAAAATAAACCGGAAATTCATGAATATATAATTCAAAAATGGCAGGACTTGATCGATATTTGTTCTCGCATCATGAGGGTTCCTTCCGGCTTGATCATGAAGTTACATAAGGAAAAAATAGAGGTTTTTCTGAGAAGTGATACTAAGGGTAACCCATACAAATCGGGTGAGACTGAAAATCTTGGACTTGGCCTTTACTGTGAAACTGTTGTTGCAAAAAAAGAAACTCTGTTGATCCCGGATGCAAAAAAAACAAAGGTCTGGCAAGATAATCCTGACATTAAGCTGAATATGATTTCGTATCTTGGCATGCCTCTATTATGGCCGGATGAAGAGATTTTCGGAACCATATGCATACTGGACAACAAGGAGAATCATTACAGTCAGGATTTCATAGATTTATTGTTAACGTTCCGCCGTGCAATAGAGTCCGACCTTAGTCTTCTTGTCGCATATAAAGACATGTATGCTCTGGCTCATGTAGACCAGCTAACCAAGCTGGCAAATCGACGCAGTCTTGATAATAGCATAAAATCAGAATTCAACCGATCAACCCGCTATGGGACTACTTTTTCTTTGATACTTTTTGACATCGATAATTTTAAGAACATCAACGATACTTATGGTCATCCTATTGGGGATAAAGTCTTAGTTGATATCGCAGGCATTACCAATGAAAGACTTAGATCCAGCGACGTTAGCGGGCGTTGGGGGGGAGAAGAATTTCTTATTATTTGTGCAGAGACCGAACTTGAAGGTGCTACTGCTCTTGCGGAAAATATTCGTCAAGTAATTGAAATCCATCAATTTCCAGTCGTGGGGAACGCAACCTGTTCGTTTGGCGTATCATCCTATAAAAAAACAGATAAATATCCTGAAGATGTCATAAAAAGGGCAGATGAACGCATGTATATGGCAAAACAAAATGGTAAAAATATGGTGTTTTAG
- a CDS encoding ABC transporter ATP-binding protein: protein MNQTDRPPLLAVKHLGVAFQTDQGQILAVDDVSFELHSGQVLGVAGESGCGKSVTALSLMRLLPKPVSKIQEGEILFKGESLLDLPIDTMRKIRGKKISMIFQEPMNALNPVHTVGRQITESYSLHFPGMGTKEKNAASLQMLEKVGIPDARQVMTKYPHQLSGGMRQRVMIGMALACEPDILIADEPTTALDVTVQAQIMDLIFQFRDTTGMAVILITHDLGLIAENCDRVIIMYAGTVAETAKVKTLFRHPFHPYTKGLLQSIPSLAQKAKEPLPTIPGNVPALSEMPVGCRFVKRCKHALPQCENCRPQLMSVSSSHFAACHLVYDCEKKLNFDK, encoded by the coding sequence ATGAATCAAACCGATCGACCACCGCTTTTAGCCGTAAAGCATCTTGGGGTTGCATTTCAGACCGACCAGGGACAGATCCTTGCCGTGGATGATGTCAGCTTTGAACTCCACTCCGGTCAGGTACTTGGGGTTGCCGGGGAATCCGGGTGCGGCAAGAGTGTGACAGCCTTGAGTTTGATGCGACTTTTGCCAAAGCCTGTGTCAAAAATTCAAGAAGGTGAAATCCTTTTTAAAGGAGAAAGTCTACTTGATTTACCCATTGACACCATGCGTAAAATCCGGGGCAAAAAAATATCTATGATTTTCCAGGAGCCCATGAACGCATTAAATCCGGTTCATACCGTAGGCCGGCAGATTACAGAAAGTTATTCCCTGCATTTTCCGGGCATGGGGACAAAAGAGAAAAATGCAGCGTCATTGCAGATGCTTGAAAAGGTGGGGATCCCCGATGCCCGGCAGGTCATGACAAAGTATCCCCATCAATTGTCCGGCGGGATGCGCCAGCGGGTAATGATCGGCATGGCACTTGCCTGTGAACCGGATATTCTTATTGCCGATGAACCGACTACGGCCTTGGATGTAACTGTACAGGCCCAGATTATGGATCTTATTTTTCAATTCCGGGATACAACAGGTATGGCTGTTATTTTAATTACCCATGATCTTGGACTGATCGCAGAGAACTGTGACAGAGTGATTATTATGTATGCCGGTACCGTGGCAGAGACAGCCAAAGTGAAAACCCTATTTCGGCACCCTTTCCACCCTTACACCAAAGGACTTTTACAATCTATACCTTCCCTGGCACAAAAGGCGAAAGAACCGCTTCCCACCATTCCCGGAAATGTGCCTGCTTTGTCTGAAATGCCTGTTGGGTGCAGGTTTGTCAAACGTTGCAAACATGCATTGCCGCAGTGCGAAAATTGTCGTCCTCAGTTGATGTCTGTATCTTCCAGTCATTTTGCCGCGTGTCATTTGGTTTATGATTGTGAAAAAAAATTAAATTTTGATAAATAA
- a CDS encoding cold-shock protein produces the protein MANGIVKWFNDAKGYGFIEQEEGPDVFVHHTGINATGFKSLNEGDRVTFDVEDGQKGPAAVNVTVQ, from the coding sequence ATGGCAAATGGGATCGTAAAGTGGTTTAATGATGCAAAGGGATACGGATTTATCGAACAGGAAGAGGGACCTGACGTATTCGTTCATCATACCGGCATCAATGCAACAGGCTTTAAATCTCTTAATGAGGGTGACCGGGTCACTTTTGATGTGGAGGACGGACAGAAAGGACCTGCAGCGGTCAATGTAACTGTTCAGTAA
- the dinB gene encoding DNA polymerase IV gives MILHVDMDAFFASVEQRDNPDLLGKPVIVAGHSSRSVVSAASYEARKFGIHSAMPVFQARQKCPHIIIQPGSREKYARDSRKIMAILRQFSPLVEPVSIDEAFLDIKGCEKLIGTPEQAAKKIKTQIANQLALTCSVGAAPVRFLAKIASDMNKPDGLTIIYPEAMAQVIDTLPISKVPGVGVKAMAQMQSLQIKTLGDVKKFDSKLLNNKFGSFGQRLFQLARGIDPTPIEPARSRKSISGEVTLSCDISDPRDVKSVLLAQAHRVGNELRAGNQRCKKVTIKLKFSDFSQITRSKTLETWISSSNAIFDQALLLYYNLNITKKIRLVGVGVSEFQKTDKPIQRSLFTDESQTNNRQWEDVDRAMDSVLAKFGPDALKKATLKNHKVSHKYIGDQKVNPLCAVEVTITGRVQGVYFRHETKLAARDRRLSGHVRNMPDGTVKSLFQGEQESIQDMLAWCRKGSPLSEVTDVNTRTVSVDPALTHFEIRY, from the coding sequence ATGATCCTCCATGTGGACATGGATGCATTTTTTGCATCAGTGGAACAGCGGGACAACCCGGATCTTTTGGGTAAACCCGTTATTGTGGCCGGGCATTCCAGCCGCAGTGTGGTATCCGCAGCCAGTTATGAAGCAAGAAAATTCGGCATCCATTCAGCCATGCCCGTATTTCAGGCCAGGCAGAAATGCCCGCATATCATTATTCAGCCCGGAAGCCGGGAAAAATATGCCCGGGATTCAAGAAAGATCATGGCTATTTTAAGGCAGTTCTCCCCCTTAGTGGAACCTGTTTCCATTGATGAAGCCTTCCTGGACATCAAGGGGTGTGAAAAACTGATCGGCACGCCTGAACAGGCTGCAAAAAAAATTAAAACTCAAATTGCCAATCAGCTCGCCCTGACCTGTTCCGTAGGTGCGGCACCGGTCCGGTTCCTGGCAAAAATAGCATCGGATATGAACAAGCCGGACGGGCTGACCATTATTTATCCAGAGGCCATGGCCCAGGTGATTGACACCCTTCCCATCAGCAAGGTACCTGGCGTTGGTGTTAAGGCCATGGCTCAGATGCAAAGCCTTCAAATTAAAACCCTGGGTGATGTAAAAAAATTTGACTCCAAACTATTAAACAACAAATTCGGCAGTTTCGGACAAAGGCTGTTTCAACTGGCCCGAGGGATTGATCCCACCCCCATAGAACCGGCAAGGTCCCGCAAATCCATCTCCGGTGAAGTCACATTGTCCTGTGATATTTCAGATCCCCGGGACGTAAAATCCGTGCTTCTTGCCCAGGCCCACAGGGTCGGCAATGAACTGCGGGCCGGCAACCAAAGATGTAAAAAGGTCACTATTAAACTAAAATTTTCCGATTTTTCCCAAATCACCCGGAGCAAAACCCTTGAAACATGGATTTCATCATCCAATGCTATTTTTGACCAGGCACTGTTATTATATTATAATTTAAATATTACAAAAAAAATCCGCCTGGTGGGAGTGGGGGTCTCTGAATTCCAGAAAACTGATAAGCCCATTCAACGATCTTTGTTTACCGATGAAAGCCAAACAAATAACAGGCAATGGGAGGACGTGGACCGGGCTATGGATTCAGTACTCGCTAAATTCGGCCCGGATGCCCTGAAAAAGGCAACCCTGAAAAACCATAAAGTTTCACACAAATACATAGGAGATCAAAAAGTGAACCCACTTTGTGCTGTGGAAGTGACCATTACAGGAAGGGTCCAGGGCGTATACTTCCGACATGAAACCAAGCTGGCAGCCCGGGATCGACGTCTGTCAGGTCATGTTCGAAATATGCCCGACGGAACGGTCAAGTCCCTGTTCCAGGGTGAGCAGGAGAGTATACAGGATATGCTGGCCTGGTGCCGAAAAGGGTCCCCGCTTTCAGAAGTAACGGATGTAAACACCCGAACGGTTTCGGTGGATCCGGCGTTAACACATTTTGAAATCCGCTATTAG